In Panthera tigris isolate Pti1 chromosome D2, P.tigris_Pti1_mat1.1, whole genome shotgun sequence, one DNA window encodes the following:
- the LOC122231899 gene encoding 60S ribosomal protein L17-like: MVRYSLDPENPTKSCKSRGSNLRVHFKNTRETAQAIKGMHIRKATKYLKDVTLQKQCVPFRRYNGGVGRCAQAKQWGWTQGRWPKKSAEFLLHMLKNAESNAELKGLDVDSLVIEHIQVNKAPKMRRRTYRAHGRINPYMSSPCHIEMILTEKEQIVPKPEEEVAQKKKISQKNLKKQKLMARE, from the coding sequence ATGGTTCGCTATTCACTTGACCCGGAAAACCCGACAAAATCATGCAAATCAAGAGGTTCAAATCTTCGTGTTCACTTTAAGAACACACGGGAAACTGCCCAGGCCATCAAGGGTATGCATATCCGAAAAGCCACCAAGTATCTGAAAGATGTCACTTTGCAGAAGCAATGTGTGCCATTCCGACGCTACAATGGTGGAGTTGGTAGGTGTGCCCAGGCCAAACAGTGGGGCTGGACACAGGGTCGGTGGCCCAAAAAGAGTGCCGAATTTTTACTGCACAtgcttaaaaatgcagagagTAATGCTGAACTTAAGGGTTTAGATGTAGATTCTCTGGTCATTGAGCACATCCAGGTGAACAAAGCCCCCAAAATGCGGCGTAGAACTTACAGGGCTCATGGTCGGATTAATCCATACATGAGCTCTCCCTGCCACATTGAGATGATCCTTACTGAAAAAGAGCAGATTGTTCCTAAACCAGAAGAGGAGgttgcacagaagaaaaagatatcccagaagaacctgaagaaacaaaaacttatggCCCGGGAGTAA